A genomic segment from Gammaproteobacteria bacterium encodes:
- the gatC gene encoding Aspartyl/glutamyl-tRNA(Asn/Gln) amidotransferase subunit C, with the protein MSLQRADVERIAHLARLVIAEEDIPRYARELSSILEFVRQMEVVDTAGVVAMAHPLDATQRLRPDRVAEDDQRALFQCIAPMAEEGLYLVPKVIE; encoded by the coding sequence ATGTCTTTGCAGAGAGCCGATGTGGAACGGATTGCCCACCTGGCGCGCTTGGTCATCGCCGAAGAGGATATCCCGCGCTATGCCCGGGAGTTGTCCAGTATCCTGGAATTTGTACGTCAGATGGAGGTAGTGGACACTGCAGGGGTGGTTGCTATGGCCCATCCCTTGGATGCCACTCAGCGCCTTCGCCCCGATCGGGTGGCTGAGGATGACCAGCGTGCACTCTTCCAATGTATTGCACCCATGGCCGAAGAAGGCCTGTATCTGGTCCCCAAGGTCATCGAGTAA
- a CDS encoding lipid A 4'-phosphatase yields MKISLMVGTVALAFLTSGKVEASDTIRTVGEGISVALPGAALIMAMSYADRNGAIQFAESYGVATVVTFGLKYAINEQRPNGEGHSFPSFHTSSSFAAAAFIQNRYGWFYGAPAYLASSLVGWSRIESREHWGKDVIGGAVLGIAAGWFFTKPYKDVELAPVVGNHFMGIQISKRL; encoded by the coding sequence TGAAAATATCTTTGATGGTTGGCACGGTAGCGTTGGCCTTTTTGACTAGTGGTAAAGTTGAAGCATCAGATACGATTAGAACCGTTGGAGAGGGAATCTCGGTTGCCCTTCCAGGGGCAGCGTTGATAATGGCGATGTCTTACGCGGATAGAAACGGAGCTATTCAATTTGCCGAGAGTTATGGTGTCGCAACTGTCGTTACCTTTGGATTAAAGTATGCCATTAACGAACAGCGTCCAAATGGAGAAGGGCATTCCTTCCCGTCATTTCATACCTCTTCGTCCTTTGCTGCTGCTGCCTTTATCCAGAATCGTTACGGATGGTTTTATGGCGCCCCTGCATATCTTGCATCCTCGTTGGTAGGATGGAGCAGGATTGAAAGTAGAGAGCACTGGGGCAAGGATGTGATTGGTGGGGCGGTGCTAGGTATCGCTGCTGGGTGGTTCTTTACTAAGCCTTATAAAGATGTTGAGCTTGCCCCCGTTGTAGGAAATCATTTTATGGGGATTCAAATTAGCAAGCGTTTGTAA